A segment of the Parasynechococcus marenigrum WH 8102 genome:
ACGCCGAGGAAGAGCTCTATTGAGCCCTTCACCCGATATCGGGTTTTCACTTCAACCACCCCTGCGGGGGTGGTTTTTTGTTGCTCAGCACCCTTGCATGACCCTGACCATCCCGCTGTCGCCGTGATCCGTCCCGATGTCGAGGAACTGCTGGACGCCGGCAGCATTCACACCAGCCCCGGGGGGCAGTACAGCTTCCGCGTGATCGGCCCCTGCTGTCGCCTGTTCGATCGTGAGGAGTTGCCCTGGCCCTGTTGTCGGTTGGCCTGGCACAGCAAGGAGCCCAGCTGGCGTCGGGTGGGGCGTCGCTTTGTTCCGGACCTGGCGGCGCGGCGTTGCCCCTCCTATGCCGTTGAATTGCTTCAGCCGGGCTCCCGGCCCACCGCCACGGTGCTGACGCTGTTTTCGGTGCGGTTCAGCCGTGAGCTTCAGGAATGGTGGTACAGCCGCCATCCCCGCTCGATGGAGCCGCCCAATCTCCTTCCTCCTTCCCCTGCTGAGCCAACAGAAAACCCCAGCGGCCCTAAAGCCACTGGGGTGAGTGAATCCGATTGATGGTCGCAATCAGAAGTAGATCTTGCCGCCGCCCCAGGCGGTGCCCTGAACCTTGGGAGCTACCAGGATGTATCCGGCCATCAGGCGCAGTTCCTCATCGGTGAGATCGCGCATGGCGGGATAGAGCTCGGCATCGCGCATGCTCGGGTGCAGGTCGGCAATGCTGTATTCGCCGTCATAGGAGGTGGGGTCCTTCATGTAGTCCACCAGGGCATCGACGTTGTCGCGTGCCGGTGTGGCCAGGGCCAGGGTCTCGGGATCGAGGCCCACGTTCTGGTTGGTCTTGGTGATGCCACCGGCGTGGCAGGTGCCGCAGCTTGTGTTGAACACCTTTCGGCCGGTGTTGATCTCTTGCTCGCTGAAGGTCACCTGAGTGCCCTCAGGGTTGCCAGGAACGGTGAGGGTCTCGGCATCCCATCGAACCGCCTCTGCCGGGGACGCCAACACCAGCCCGATCAGCACGGGAACCAGGATGAGGAGTCCCTTCAGGGATCGCTGCAGTGTGGAGAAAAGAGAGGCCATGAAGGACGCCGGGGATTGACGGACAAACCGCACCAAGCCCTTGTATCACGGCAAGTTGGCCGTCTGCGGCGGAATCACGAACTGTTGCAGCAGGGTTTCACATCCAGGCTGAGGAAGTCCTTGGCCAGGACCGTGTTGGGGAAGATCGCCTGCGCTTCCTTCAACAGGTCGTCGGGGCTGACCGGGTTGCCCGGCACATAACGGGGACTGAGATGGGTGATCGCCAGCTGTCCCACCCCGGCTTCAGCTGCGGTCTGGGCCGCCATGGTGCTGGTGGAGTGCTGTTTCTGGAAGGCCATCTCCGCCTCAGCGTGGGCGAAGGTCGATTCATGGATGAGCAGATCCACGCCTCGGGCCAGCTCAACGGCGGCGTCGCAGAACACGGTGTCGGTGCAGATCATCACGCTCACCCCCGGTCGCTCCGGTCCGCAGAGGGTGGTGCCGTCGATCACGCGGCCGTCCTCCAGGGTGACGCTCTCCCCCCGCTTCAGCTGTGCATACACCGGCCCTGGCGGAATGCCGAGGGACCGGGCTTTGTCGATGTCGAACCGACCCGCCAGGGGCTTTTGGTCCACCCGGTAGGCGTAAGCGGGCACCCGGTGGGTCAGGGGGGTGCAGCGCACGGTGAGCTCGTCGTCTTCGAACAGCAGCGTTCCCTGCTCAGCCGCCGGCCGTGAGCGGTGCACCTGAAGCGGATAGCCGATGCGGGTGGAGCTGGTGTTCAGCGCACCCTTCAGAAACGACTCGAGCGGGTCAGGGCCGTAGAGATCCACCCCGTCCTGGCAGGAGCCGGACAATCCCAGGCTGGCCAGCAATCCCGGCAGCCCGAAGACGTGATCACCATGCATGTGGGTGACAAAGACCCGCCGCAGCTGCGACAGGCGCAGATCGCTGCGCAGAAACTGATGCTGGGTGCCCTCGCCACAGTCGAACAGCCACATCTCCGATCGCTGGGGCAGACGCAGCGCCACGGCGGAGACGTTGCGCGCCCGCGTGGGCACTCCGGAACTGGTACCGAGAAAGGTGACCTGCACGGCCGCTGATCCTCAAGCGCCATGCTGCCATCTTGCTGGCCCTGAACACTCAAGTCACACTAGGGCAAGTTCTGGTGTTGCGTGCGTTTCGCTCCGATCGTCGCCCTGATGGGCTGTGCCGTCGTCAGCGCTGTCGCTCCGCCAGCTGCTGTTCCCCTCGGGCGAGAGCCGCAGATGCGCGTGCTGGTGCAGGAAGGCTCGCGCCTGGCCCTGCGGGCCGATGGCGAGCAGTTGTTTGAGGTGCGTGGTCTGCCGGGGGGACGCCGCTCGTTGCGGCGGTTTGTGCTGCGTTTGCGCGGCGGAGCGCTGGTGGCGGAGCTGGATGGCGAGCAGCTACGACTTCCGGCCAGCAGCCTGCTTCGGGTGACTTCCAATGATCCCCGGGGCATCTGGCTGGGGCAGCGCCGTTACCGGGGCGAGTTGCGCCTCAGCGGCCGCGGCGGTCAGCTCAGGGCCGTCAACGCCCTCGGCATCGAGGCGTACCTGATGAGTGTGGTGGGCAGTGAGATGCCCCATCAATGGCCGCTGGCTGCCCTGCAGGCTCAGGCTGTTGCTGCGCGCACCTATGCCCTGCAGCAACGCAGCCGCGGGGGGGGCTGGGACCTGAAGGCCACGGTGTCTAGCCAGGTGTATCTCGGCGTCGAGTCCGAAACCCCGAGTACCCGCAAGGCTGTCGCCAGCACCCGCTCCCTGGTGCTGGTGCATGGGGGCAAGTTGATCAATGCTGTGTTCCACAGCAGTTCCGGTGGCGTCACGGAGGCCAGCGGCATGGTCTGGCGCAACCAGCTCCCCTACCTGGTGAGCGTGCCGGACCACGACCAGCACAGTCCGATGCATCGCTGGCAGGAGCGGTTCGATCTGGAGGGTCTCCGCCAACGGTTGCCGGAAACCGGTGGTGTGAATGCGGTTGATGTGCTGAGCCGCACTGCCAGTGGACGGGTGCGGCAGGCGCGGCTGCAGGGGCCGCGGGGGTCGTTGCTGCTCAGCGGCGCAGATCTCCGGCGCCGTCTGGGTCTCAAGAGCACCTTGGTGAGCTTTGAGATGGTTCAGGCCACGGCACCGGCACCCCCTGAACCCCTGCCAGCCCTACAAGCAAGGCCGGTTCGCGGTCGCTCCCGCCTGGCCCAGCTCACGGCAGCGGTGGCCAGTCCTCGCCCATCGCTGCTGGGGGGGCATGGCCGGCAGCGCCGGCATGTGGTGCCAGGGATGCAACTGCTGGTGACGGGCCAGGGCCATGGCCATGGCGTGGGGATGAGTCAGTGGGGGGCCAACGGCCTGGCCCGCCAGGGCGCTGACTTCCGCACGATCCTGAGCCATTACTACCGGGGGGCTGATGTGATGCCCTATCAACCCCATCACGATTCAGCGGTGGCGCAGGCCTGGCCATCGGCGCCAGCTTGGAGGGGTTGATTCAGCGCTGCTGTTGCCCTCCTTCTTCATCGATCCGGATCCGCCGAGCTCCGCTGTGGCGTTGTGCTCAAGGCTGGTGGACGAGCTGGAGCAGGCTCTGCGCCTGAACCTGGAGGGTCCCTCGGCCCGTCGGCCTCTGGGGTTGGCCACCGGACGCACGATGGAGCCGCTGTATGCCGCGTTAGTGGAGCGCCTGCTGGGCTGGCCCTCAGGCGATCTCGCAGCCCTGCGGCGGAGCTGGTGCAGCTTCAATCTGGATGAGTACCTGGGGCTGTCAGCCGGTGATCCGCGCAGTTACCGGAGCTTCATGAACGCCCAGCTCGGACGCCCCCTGTCTCTTCCGAAGGGGGCCTTGCAGTTACCCGATGGACAGGCCGCCGATGCCGATGCTGCCGCCCTGACGTTTCAAGCCGCGCTGAACGAACAGGGCGGCATCGGGGTGCAGCTGCTGGGGCTGGGCAGCAATGGCCATGTGGGTTTCAACGAACCCCCCTGCGGTCGGGAGCAGGCCTGCCGGGTGGTGGAGCTCTCGGATGCGACGCGACGCCAGAACGCTGGCCTGTTCAGTGGTGATCCCGAGGCGGTGCCCGTCCGGGCCATCACCCTGGGGCTCAAGGAGATCCTGGCGGCTGAGCAGATCCATCTGGTGGTCACCGGCCGTGAGAAAGCGCCGATCCTTGGCCGACTGCTGGCCATGGATCAGCCCGATCCGGCATTACCGGCCAGTTGGTTGCTGGAGCATCCCCGGGTGACCCTCTGGGCCGATGCGGACGCCCTCTCGCTCTCCCTAGTTTGAACGCCTGAAAGCGTCGCTTCGATGAGCATCGATCCCGTGGAACGCCGCCTCGAGCAGAGCTTTGAAGCGGAGCGCTGGACGCGCTTCATTCAGGATTGCCAAGACATTGAGCAGCTGCGGGAGGCGGCGCTGGGATTGGTGCAGCAGCTCGCGCAGCAGAAGGCCGCCAGTGCCTGGATGGCCAGCCGCGCCTCCGAATCTGAAAACGCCAAGCTGCAGATGCTGGCCCGAATGATCCGCCAGACGGACGACGACAACTCGACATCCCCCGATCGGGGGATGTGACCCTGCGTTGACCGGATCAGCCGTGGTCCTTCTGCCAGCGGCTGAGGCTGGCGGGGGAGAACTTGTGGCCGTGGCGGGCAGCCACTTTCACCACACAGGAGTTGTCCTTGCCGCAGCGTTGCACCTCATCACGGATGTTGTCGTTGCTCTGCACTCGGGACATGAACGTCTCCAGCTGCTTCATCGACATGGATCGCGTCTCCGGAAGGGATGTTTCCGGCCTAGCTGCTGGTGTTGTGTGCTCCCGAACACAACAGATTTGATCCGGATTCCCACACAGCGTGTTGCGTTTGCTTGCGCTCTATGAAGCTTGCAGCTCCAGATCTTGATCAAAGTTCAGGTTGGCGTTGACGCTGCGCACGTCGTCCAGTCCGTCGAGGGCATCCAGCAACTTGAGGCACTGGCGGGCGGTGTCGATCTCGCTGATCTCAACGCTGGTCAGGGCTGACCAGCTGTGGCCCCATTCCCGCACGGTCCAGCCCTGCTGACGCAGGCCGTCCTGCAGGGCCTCCAGGGTGGTGAAGGGTCCATGAACAGTCGCGGTGCCGTCCTCGAGCAGCTCATAGCCGTCGGCGTCGAGTTCCAGCAGGCTTTCCAGCAGCCGATCCTCATCGGCAGCCGTGGCCTGGATGCTCACTTCGCTGCGGTGCGTGAACAGGTAAGCGACGCAGCCACTTTCACCGAGGTTGCCGCCGTTCTTGCTGAAGGCCAGTCGCAGATCGGCCGCTGTGCGATTGCGGTTGTCCGTGAGGGCTTCCACCAGCACGGCCATGCCGGCAGGGCCATAGCCCTCGTAACGCACCTCCTCCAGCTGGCTGCCGTCGCCCCCCTGGCCGGAGCCTTTGGCGATGGCCCGCTCGATGTTGCCGGCAGGAACCCCGGCGGCTTTGGCCTTGCTGATCGCTGTGCGCAGCTGAAAGTTTCCGGATGGGTCCGCCCCATCCCGTGCCGCCACCATGATCTCGCGGCCGAGGCGGGTGAACACCGCACCCCGTTTGGCGTCAACGACGGCCTTGGTGCGTTTGATCTGTGACCATTTGCTGTGGCCGGCCATCGCTCCTGCGCACCCTGCACCGATGGTGACGTACGGACCTAGCCGCTGGCATCAAACACCACCTTGGGCTGCAGTTGATCGTCCTCCTGGCGCAGGCCGATGCCCGCCATGCTGCCGTCGGCGTTGCAGACCACCACGGCGTCGCCTGGGCCTGGGTCCAGGCTGAGTCGCCGGCCGCAGCGCCAGTCGGCCTCCTCGCTGTCAGTGAGCTGACGGCGGGGCAGGTGCTCCAGGGCCAGCAGCGGTGACAGGGGGGGCGGTGGTGTGGCGTCCGCCTCCGGCAGGGCCTGGGCCTGGGATTCCAAGAAGCCGAGGGCCTGGGTGCGGCGCAGCTGGGCCAGGCAGCCTCCGCAGCCCAGTTGCTCGCCGAGATCCCTGGCGAGGGAGCGGATGTAGGTGCCGGCGGAGCAGTGCACCTCCAGGGTCAGCTGTCCCTGGTTGGGGTCCCAGTGCAACAGCTGGAGGCGATGGATGGTCACCGGCCGCGGCGGCAGGACCATCTGTTCCCCTCTCCGGGCGCGGGCGTGGGCCCGTTCGCCGTCCACATGAACGGCCGATACCTGGGGAGGGCGTTGCTGGATCGGGCCACGGAACGGGGCAAGGGCGACCTCCAGCTCCTCGGGCTGGAGGTCGGGCCAGGGGGCCTGGCGCAGCAGCTCCCCCTCCAGGTCGTCGCTGCTGGTGATGCTGCCGAGCTGGATCACCCCCCGGTAAGTCTTGTCCCCGGGGAGGTAGGGCAGCAACCGCGTGGCGGGGCCGAGGGCGATCGGCAGAACCCCTGTCACCGCAGGGTCCAGGGTGCCGCCGTGGCCCACCCGTTTGAGGCCATAGCAGCGCCGTAGACGGCTGACGCAGCTGTGGGAGGTGTGGCCGGCGGGTTTGTCGATCACCACGAAGCCGAAGGGGCCGTCCAAAGGGGGGTGGTCGTCGTGACCCCAGACTGTTGCATCCCAACGGTCCTTCGACGCCATGCCCCAGCTCCGCAGCAGCCGAGATGTGGATGTGTCCTCGTTTCTGGAGGACGGCCTGGCTGTGAAGCAGCACCTCAGCCGATATTTGGAGCTGTCGCTCGAGCAGGTGGAGCAGCGCTTGCCCAGCAGCACGGATGATCTGGCGGATCTGCACCCGGGTGCCTTCCGACCGGAGGACGCCACGACCTTCTACGAGGACACGGTGGGGACGGGCCATCTGCTTGAGCTGGCGGCCTGGCACCTCAGCAGTGCTGACTACATCGCCGACACCCTGCGACTGCAGGGGATGACCGCCCGGGGTCAGGTGCTCGACTTTGGTGGCGGCATCGGCACCCATGCCCTCTCGGCGGCGGCACTACCCCAGGTGGATCACGTCTGGTTCGTCGATCTGAACCCTCACAACCAGGCTTTTGTCGAGCAACGGGCGGCTGCTCTTGGCCTGTCCGACAAGCTCTCGGTGCATCGGGATCTGGAGTCCACCGGTGAGGTGCGTTTCGACACGGTGGTTTGCCTTGATGTACTGGAACATCTGCCCGATCCTTCCGCACAGCTGCAGGCGTTTCATCAGCGCATGGCGTCCGATGCCACGGCGTTGCTGAATTGGTACTTCTTCAAGGGGCACGACGGCGAATATCCCTTCCACTTCGATGATCCGCAGCTGGTTGATCAGTTCTTCACCACCTTGCAGGGACGGTTCCTTGAGGTATTTCACCAGTTATTGATCACAGCACGCCTGTATCGGCCGATTGCGTAGGCGCCATTCAAAAGCCCCAGATACCTGCAGGTTCTGGGGCTCATGGATTTGAGGCTACGACGGTGAACGTCAGACAGCTGCAGTGATGTTGATCCGTTTGCGGTTGCGCAGGCCGCGGCGAATGGTTTCGAACTTCACCACGCCAGCGGTGAGGGCAAACAGGGTGTCGTCCTTGCCGATGCCCACGTTGATGCCAGGCAGAACCGAGGTGCCGCGCTGACGGATCAGGATCGAACCGGCGGTGACGGTTTCGCCGCCATAGGCCTTCACGCCAAGGCGCTTGGCATTGGAATCGCGACCGTTGCGTGTGGAGCCTGTGCCTTTCTTATGTGCCATGGGGTGGAAAAGGGATGGAGGGCGGTGCGGGAGAACCGGGAGGGTCAGCTGATGGCCTTGCCGCCCACGGTGATGGATTCAACCATCACTCGGGTGAGTTCCTGTCTGTGGCCATTCTTGCGCCGCGTCTTCTTTTTCGGGCGCATTTTGTACACGATCACCTTGGGACCCCGGCGATGGGCCATCACCTTCAGGGCCACCGTGGCGTCTTTGACAAAGGGCTGTCCAAGGGTGGTTCCCTTGGAATCCTTCACCATCAGAACGTTTTCGAGCTTGATGGTCTCGTCGACTTCAGCGTGAAGCCGATCAACGTCGTAATAGCGGTTGGCCTGGACCCACATCTGTGTGCCGGAGGCTTCGACGATGGCGTAGGCCTCAGAAGAAGGCGCTGCAGCAGGGGGGGTGGCGGTCGCTTCTTCCGCGTCTGTGGCGGGAGTGGCGGTTTTGGTGTCAGCCATGGGTAAAAGACACGGTCAGGCTCGGTCAAAACCGATTCAGCCTGAACCGCAATCGAAAGACAAACAAAGATCTTCGATCATCGAGGTCCCTGTCGTCAACATTCAGGAACATTGATCTCCTGACCGCCTGATGGCCAGGCCGGGCCTCACGATTGCCTTGCTGCTCACCACACCGAATCTGGTGGATGCCTGTCAGCAGTGGTTGCCGGACACGCGATACCACTCCATCGTCCTAAGCGGACCTCATCAGGGGCAGGAGCAGCTGGATCTGGTCAGCACCCTCGAGGCCCAGCAGGAGGAGATCGACGCGGTGGTGGTGGAGCAGCAGCTGCTGGATGCCAGCAGTCGCGACCAGCTGCTCGGCCGAGGGCTGTTGTTCCCCGCCGTTGTGGTGGGTGAGATGAAGGGCCATGTGGACTACCACGCCGAGGAGCTGCATCTCGCCGAAGATCAGCTGGCGCAGCTGGGCTACACGGTTGATGCCGCCATCTCACGCTTTCTGCGCCAGGGACGTGCCGATGGTCGATCTGACGACGATGGATTGGCATCTGTCGACAAGTTGTCCCGCCGTTTGCAGGAACGGCTCGGGTACCTCGGGGTCTTCTACAAGCGGGATCCATCTCGCTTTCTCGGCAGCCTTCCCACCGAGGAACGGCGCGAGTTGCTGGAGTCGCTGCAGCGCACCTACCGCGATCTGCTGATCAGTTATTTCAGCGACCCTGCCGCGTCAAACCAGGCGCTGGAGAGTTTTGTCAACACCGCCTTTTTCAGTGATCTGCCGATCACCAGAACCGTCGACATTCACGTTGATCAGATCGATGAGTTCTGGAAGCAGCTGCGGCTTGAAGGGAACAAGAGCGAATTTCTTCAGGATTACCGCCTTGCGCTTCTCGATGTGATGGCCCATTTGTGTGAGATGTACCGGCGCTCCATCCCGCCGGACATTCCGCTTTCCGGTTTGGCCTCTGGTCGACACCGACGGGAGGCTGATCTGCCGGATGCCCCAGAGGTGTCGTCATGAGCCCACGCAAGACCTACATCCTCAAGCTCTACGTCGCCGGAAACACGCCGAATTCGATGCGTGCCCTCAAAACGCTGCGCAACATCCTTGAAACCGAGTTCCGCGGCGTTTACGCCCTGAAGGTGATTGACGTTCTCAAAAATCCCCAGCTTGCTGAGGAAGACAAGATCCTTGCTACTCCCACCCTTTCGAAGATCCTTCCGCCGCCGGTGCGCCGCATCATCGGTGATCTGTCGGATCGTGAGCGGGTGCTGATCGGCCTCGATCTGCTGTACGACGAATTGGCCGACAACGCCTTCAGTTCCGGCTAGATGGATGCTGTCGATGAGCAGAACGACACGTCGACGCCGGATTCGCCAACGGATTCTTAAGCCAGATGGTGATCACTCTCCTCTCCCAGACAGACCTTCCTACGGTCCTTTCATAGGTGTAGCGCCATGCAGTTTCCCCCAGCCAGCGGCTCGACTCAGATGCAGGTGCAGAAGCTCCCCACCGGCATCGAGGGCTTTGATGATGTCTGTCAGGGCGGGCTGCCGATCGGTCGCAGC
Coding sequences within it:
- the kaiB gene encoding circadian clock protein KaiB; amino-acid sequence: MSPRKTYILKLYVAGNTPNSMRALKTLRNILETEFRGVYALKVIDVLKNPQLAEEDKILATPTLSKILPPPVRRIIGDLSDRERVLIGLDLLYDELADNAFSSG
- a CDS encoding Nif11 family protein, yielding MSMKQLETFMSRVQSNDNIRDEVQRCGKDNSCVVKVAARHGHKFSPASLSRWQKDHG
- a CDS encoding class I SAM-dependent methyltransferase, with the protein product MPQLRSSRDVDVSSFLEDGLAVKQHLSRYLELSLEQVEQRLPSSTDDLADLHPGAFRPEDATTFYEDTVGTGHLLELAAWHLSSADYIADTLRLQGMTARGQVLDFGGGIGTHALSAAALPQVDHVWFVDLNPHNQAFVEQRAAALGLSDKLSVHRDLESTGEVRFDTVVCLDVLEHLPDPSAQLQAFHQRMASDATALLNWYFFKGHDGEYPFHFDDPQLVDQFFTTLQGRFLEVFHQLLITARLYRPIA
- the rnz gene encoding ribonuclease Z, whose protein sequence is MQVTFLGTSSGVPTRARNVSAVALRLPQRSEMWLFDCGEGTQHQFLRSDLRLSQLRRVFVTHMHGDHVFGLPGLLASLGLSGSCQDGVDLYGPDPLESFLKGALNTSSTRIGYPLQVHRSRPAAEQGTLLFEDDELTVRCTPLTHRVPAYAYRVDQKPLAGRFDIDKARSLGIPPGPVYAQLKRGESVTLEDGRVIDGTTLCGPERPGVSVMICTDTVFCDAAVELARGVDLLIHESTFAHAEAEMAFQKQHSTSTMAAQTAAEAGVGQLAITHLSPRYVPGNPVSPDDLLKEAQAIFPNTVLAKDFLSLDVKPCCNSS
- the rplU gene encoding 50S ribosomal protein L21, whose product is MADTKTATPATDAEEATATPPAAAPSSEAYAIVEASGTQMWVQANRYYDVDRLHAEVDETIKLENVLMVKDSKGTTLGQPFVKDATVALKVMAHRRGPKVIVYKMRPKKKTRRKNGHRQELTRVMVESITVGGKAIS
- a CDS encoding glucosamine-6-phosphate deaminase, translating into MPSFFIDPDPPSSAVALCSRLVDELEQALRLNLEGPSARRPLGLATGRTMEPLYAALVERLLGWPSGDLAALRRSWCSFNLDEYLGLSAGDPRSYRSFMNAQLGRPLSLPKGALQLPDGQAADADAAALTFQAALNEQGGIGVQLLGLGSNGHVGFNEPPCGREQACRVVELSDATRRQNAGLFSGDPEAVPVRAITLGLKEILAAEQIHLVVTGREKAPILGRLLAMDQPDPALPASWLLEHPRVTLWADADALSLSLV
- the truB gene encoding tRNA pseudouridine(55) synthase TruB gives rise to the protein MDGPFGFVVIDKPAGHTSHSCVSRLRRCYGLKRVGHGGTLDPAVTGVLPIALGPATRLLPYLPGDKTYRGVIQLGSITSSDDLEGELLRQAPWPDLQPEELEVALAPFRGPIQQRPPQVSAVHVDGERAHARARRGEQMVLPPRPVTIHRLQLLHWDPNQGQLTLEVHCSAGTYIRSLARDLGEQLGCGGCLAQLRRTQALGFLESQAQALPEADATPPPPLSPLLALEHLPRRQLTDSEEADWRCGRRLSLDPGPGDAVVVCNADGSMAGIGLRQEDDQLQPKVVFDASG
- a CDS encoding SpoIID/LytB domain-containing protein, with the protein product MRFAPIVALMGCAVVSAVAPPAAVPLGREPQMRVLVQEGSRLALRADGEQLFEVRGLPGGRRSLRRFVLRLRGGALVAELDGEQLRLPASSLLRVTSNDPRGIWLGQRRYRGELRLSGRGGQLRAVNALGIEAYLMSVVGSEMPHQWPLAALQAQAVAARTYALQQRSRGGGWDLKATVSSQVYLGVESETPSTRKAVASTRSLVLVHGGKLINAVFHSSSGGVTEASGMVWRNQLPYLVSVPDHDQHSPMHRWQERFDLEGLRQRLPETGGVNAVDVLSRTASGRVRQARLQGPRGSLLLSGADLRRRLGLKSTLVSFEMVQATAPAPPEPLPALQARPVRGRSRLAQLTAAVASPRPSLLGGHGRQRRHVVPGMQLLVTGQGHGHGVGMSQWGANGLARQGADFRTILSHYYRGADVMPYQPHHDSAVAQAWPSAPAWRG
- a CDS encoding YebC/PmpR family DNA-binding transcriptional regulator; translation: MAGHSKWSQIKRTKAVVDAKRGAVFTRLGREIMVAARDGADPSGNFQLRTAISKAKAAGVPAGNIERAIAKGSGQGGDGSQLEEVRYEGYGPAGMAVLVEALTDNRNRTAADLRLAFSKNGGNLGESGCVAYLFTHRSEVSIQATAADEDRLLESLLELDADGYELLEDGTATVHGPFTTLEALQDGLRQQGWTVREWGHSWSALTSVEISEIDTARQCLKLLDALDGLDDVRSVNANLNFDQDLELQAS
- the psbV gene encoding photosystem II cytochrome c-550 — protein: MASLFSTLQRSLKGLLILVPVLIGLVLASPAEAVRWDAETLTVPGNPEGTQVTFSEQEINTGRKVFNTSCGTCHAGGITKTNQNVGLDPETLALATPARDNVDALVDYMKDPTSYDGEYSIADLHPSMRDAELYPAMRDLTDEELRLMAGYILVAPKVQGTAWGGGKIYF
- the rpmA gene encoding 50S ribosomal protein L27; translated protein: MAHKKGTGSTRNGRDSNAKRLGVKAYGGETVTAGSILIRQRGTSVLPGINVGIGKDDTLFALTAGVVKFETIRRGLRNRKRINITAAV
- a CDS encoding circadian clock protein KaiA, whose product is MARPGLTIALLLTTPNLVDACQQWLPDTRYHSIVLSGPHQGQEQLDLVSTLEAQQEEIDAVVVEQQLLDASSRDQLLGRGLLFPAVVVGEMKGHVDYHAEELHLAEDQLAQLGYTVDAAISRFLRQGRADGRSDDDGLASVDKLSRRLQERLGYLGVFYKRDPSRFLGSLPTEERRELLESLQRTYRDLLISYFSDPAASNQALESFVNTAFFSDLPITRTVDIHVDQIDEFWKQLRLEGNKSEFLQDYRLALLDVMAHLCEMYRRSIPPDIPLSGLASGRHRREADLPDAPEVSS